The proteins below are encoded in one region of Mangifera indica cultivar Alphonso chromosome 7, CATAS_Mindica_2.1, whole genome shotgun sequence:
- the LOC123221432 gene encoding uncharacterized protein LOC123221432: MMMHTGYTCYGRVKAVKQLSLGSHQGKNKFVNEIATIIAETLLWQSECSTLLHFKDWKWMTSSVGNSEISAYLTPDIMLYLCEKEHVEGGMIFQLLKDLTEMSTMTNCKDVFGYIECKQHILEKQELFAHAKLMMLRMCNQLLGWVYYWKGFRFSACQDLDGIKGVGPLELRPPHV, encoded by the exons ATGATGATGCATACAG GGTACACATGCTATGGAAGGGTGAAAGCTGTGAAGCAACTTTCACTAGGATCCCACCAAGGGAAAAATAAGTTTGTTAATGAAATTGCTACCATAATTGCAGAGACACTTCTCTGGCAATCAGAATGCTCTACATT ATTGCATTTCAAGGACTGGAAGTGGATGACAAGCTCTGTTGGTAATTCAGAAATTTCAGCCTATCTCACACCAGACATCATGCTTTATCTTTGTGAGAAAGAACATGTTGAGGGTGGCATGATATTTCAGCTCTTGAAAGATTTGACTGAAATGTCTACAATGACAAATTGTAAAGATGTTTTCGGTTATATAGAATGTAAACAACACATTTTAGAAAAGCAAGAGTTGTTTGCTCATGCAAAACTTATGATGTTGAGGATGTGCAATCAACTTCTTGGGTGGGTTTACTATTGGAAAGGCTTCCGTTTTTCTGCTTGCCAGGACTTGGATGGTATTAAAGGAGTTGGGCCACTGGAACTTCGGCCACCTCATGTCTGA
- the LOC123221332 gene encoding putative disease resistance protein RGA1, with translation MAETIVSVIVEKVLGKLISLASDEVSLAWGVKNDVQELVDTLTTIKAVLSDAEEKQIHNQSLKVWLGKLKEVCYDVEDILDYVEVEDLRKQVVNHRSIIRKVCYFFSSSNLVAFRFTLGHKIKEIKKRLAKIAADKNNFNFIEKISNNHVVQWERETHSFVQVSDVIDRDKDKEKIIELLLRPSDGHENVSVIPIVGIGGLGKTTLARLVYNDKTVSDYFKLKMWVCVSDEFSLKKLLIDIINSATSQKYNSMSIDQLQTILRDIIRDKKYLLVLDDVWNENKELWYDLRNLLIECVSGSKIIVTTRSDQVALIMCTASTYKLEGLSLNECFSVFVKYAFKEGQEKQHPNLIEIGKEIVKKCVGVPLAVRALGSLLYSSTSEQDWINVRDNEIWKLDQKNDNILHALKISYNHLSPPLKQCFVYCSMFPKDFMYNNLDLVDFWIGHGLLHAHNENEDLENIGMQYIKELMWRSFFQDIEEVGSGTNFYLFKIHDLMHGFATSLFQNESLIVNRSNQNGFKSYRHLLFHHFEANQVEAPNFLPRLGNLRSIMFCTRVEESIIISQSFLKLIVSRFQFLRILYLSNLGIEAVPKRIGNLKHLRYLDLLCNQKIKKLPSSIYKLQSLQFLPLGDCEKLEELSRDVKYLVTLRMLVLTIVPKHLPNNGIGCLNSLRFLWIHNCSKLEYLCEDIGRLRVIRRLGISKCPSLISLPRGVRSLSSLEELRLVDCVRLNLDLSIGSDEQHNHEELNSTGPPLRFLLIDNLPQLVKLPQWLVRCSTKTLQTLRIQNCTKLKALPESMQKLQVLEVWVVQNCHLCPRISIISSL, from the coding sequence atGGCAGAAACAATTGTCTCTGTTATTGTTGAAAAAGTATTGGGAAAGTTGATATCCCTTGCTTCTGATGAAGTGTCTTTGGCTTGGGGTGTCAAAAATGATGTACAAGAGCTTGTTGACACCTTAACCACTATCAAAGCTGTTCTCTCAGATGCTGAGGAGAAACAGATTCATAATCAGAGCTTGAAAGTTTGGTTGGGGAAGCTTAAAGAGGTTTGCTATGATGTAGAAGATATTTTAGATTATGTTGAGGTGGAAGATCTACGTAAGCAAGTGGTGAATCATCGAAGCATTATAAGAAAGGTATGCtactttttttcatcttcaaatctAGTTGCTTTTCGTTTTACGTTGGGGCATAAAATTAAGGAGATTAAAAAGAGGTTAGCAAAAATAGCAGCtgataagaataattttaatttcattgagaaaATTAGTAACAATCATGTTGTACAATGGGAGAGGGAAACACACTCTTTTGTTCAAGTTTCAGATGTTATTgatagagataaagataaagagaagATTATTGAATTGTTGTTGCGTCCAAGTGATGGTCACGAAAATGTTTCGGTCATTCCTATTGTTGGGATAGGAGGTCTAGGAAAAACCACACTTGCAAGATTGGTGTACAATGATAAAACAGTGAGTGattattttaagttgaaaatgtGGGTTTGTGTGTCAGAtgaattttctctaaaaaagctTTTGATTGACATTATCAATTCTGCAACTAGCCAAAAATATAATAGCATGAGTATAGACCAATTGCAAACAATCCTACGTGAtattataagagataaaaaatatttattagtctTGGATGATGTTTGGAATGAAAACAAGGAGTTGTGGTatgatttaagaaatttactAATAGAGTGTGTTAGTGGAAGTAAAATCATAGTAACTACACGTAGTGATCAAGTTGCTTTAATTATGTGCACTGCATCAACATACAAGTTAGAAGGTCTTTCTCTTAATGAATGCTTCTCAGTGTTTGTCAAATATGCATTTAAGGAAGGGCAAGAAAAACAACATCCCAACCTTATAGAGattggaaaagaaattgtaaaaaaatgtgTAGGTGTTCCATTGGCAGTAAGAGCCCTAGGAAGTCTTCTTTATTCCTCAACTTCTGAACAAGATTGGATAAATGTGAGGGATAATGAGATATGGAAGTTAGATCAAAAGAATGATAACATTTTACATGCtctaaaaataagttataaccATTTGTCACCTCCTCTAAAACaatgttttgtttattgttCTATGTTTCCAAAAGACTTCATGTATAATAACTTAGATTTGGTCGACTTTTGGATTGGTCATGGGCTTCTCCATGCCcacaatgaaaatgaagatttggaaaatattggcatgcaatatataaaagaattaatgtgGAGATCTTTCTTTCAAGATATTGAAGAGGTAGGCAGTGGTACTAATttctatttgtttaaaatacaTGACCTGATGCATGGTTTTGCTACATCATTATTCCAAAATGAGAGCTTAATAGTGAACAGGAGTAACCAAAATGGTTTCAAATCTTATCGACATTTACTATTTCACCATTTTGAGGCAAATCAAGTAGAGGCTCCAAACTTTTTGCCTAGGTTGGGTAATTTAAGAAGTATTATGTTTTGCACACGTGTTGAAGAGAGTATCATTATTAGccaatcatttttaaaattaattgtgtCAAGATTTCAGTTTTTACGGATATTATATTTATCCAATTTAGGTATTGAAGCAGTACCTAAAAGAATTGGTAATCTAAAGCATTTGAGATATTTGGATCTATTATGTaaccagaaaataaaaaaactcccAAGTTCTATTTACAAGCTACAAAGTTTACAATTTTTACCACTAGGTGATTGCGAGAAACTAGAAGAGTTAAGCAGAGATGTTAAGTACTTAGTTACTCTTAGAATGTTGGTCTTAACCATAGTGCCAAAGCATCTACCAAATAATGGAATTGGCTGCTTGAATTCTCTTCGTTTTTTATGGATTCACAATTGTAGCAAATTAGAATATTTGTGTGAAGATATTGGTCGCTTGAGAGTCATTCGAAGACTAGGCATTTCTAAATGTCCAAGTCTTATCTCATTACCACGTGGTGTAAGAAGCCTAAGCTCATTAGAAGAACTTCGTTTGGTAGATTGTGTAAGGCTTAATCTTGATTTGAGCATAGGATCAGATGAGCAACACAATCATGAAGAACTCAATAGCACAGGGCCACCCCTTCGATTCCTTCTAATTGATAATTTACCACAATTGGTGAAATTGCCGCAATGGCTTGTTCGCTGTTCTACAAAAACTCTGCAAACCTTGCGTATTCAAAATTGTACCAAGTTGAAGGCACTACCAGAGTCGATGCAAAAACTTCAAGTTCTTGAGGTTTGGGTTGTCCAGAATTGTCATCTCTGCCCGCGGATATCAATCATCTCATCACTTTGA
- the LOC123221433 gene encoding probable potassium transporter 13 gives MFCVTGGSSLTRAHFRGKLRLHEEDDGPHSHRRNFCFAFFALSVRKAGAFKCSYATADDYSPYTPEKPLRDTRGSLLLKELFDKHHNSPVLLLLVVLLRISMVIGDGIIRALSPYYVYFFLKKAGKDGRSSLGRVVLCITGAEATFADLGHFSQLSIRIAFTTVVYPSLIVAYMGGAAYYSEHARDLERSFFKVIPAAVFWQILVIATIATAVASRAIISATFSITSQFRALRCFPCVKEIHTSSQIHGEIYMSEVNWILMVLCIAVVVGFRDTDMIGNTYGLAVIAAMFVATCLMFLEIVTVWKGSFLAALAFCIRHYGTIKKHSFEQHNKVPVDMILTLVPHCGITRVPGICLIYSNVVSGVPPMFAHFVTNFPACHRILVFVTIQSFTVPKVPVSEQFLVTRIGLPKFCFCQCIVWYGYKDARKDAHAFENQLLETIAEFLHKWDDDCNAETSRLMTMIDSSPKVDAGGVRQEIGAVAGSNQKRVRARDIACSKGLQELEDARESGLAYMMGNTCVLTTDASSYMKKFVINILYGLLRRNCRRPATALGVPYTSLIELGMTYQV, from the exons ATGTTTTGTGTTACAGGAGGTTCTTCTCTTACCAGAGCACATTTTCGGGGAAAGTTGAGGCTTCATGAGGAAGATGAT GGGCCTCATTCCCACAGGCGGAACTTTTGCTTTGCATTCTTTGCTTTGTCGGTGCGCAAAGCTGGGGCTTTCAAGTGCTCCTATGCAACAGCGGATGATTATTCTCCTTACACTCCTGAAAAGCCTCTCAGAGACACGAGGGGCAGTTTGCTTCTAAAGGAGTTATTTGATAAACATCATAATTCTCCAGTTTTGCTGCTATTGGTTGTGCTTTTGAGAATCAGCATGGTTATTGGTGATG GAATTATCAGAGCTCTTTCACcatattatgtatatttctTTCTCAAAAAGGCTGGAAAAGATGGAAGGAGTTCTCTTGGAAGAGTTGTTCTGTGCATCACAG GTGCAGAGGCCACGTTTGCTGATCTTGGCCATTTTTCTCAGCTTTCCATTCGG ATTGCATTTACTACTGTTGTTTACCCATCTTTAATTGTTGCCTATATGGGTGGGGCTGCTTATTACTCCGAGCATGCAAGGGACCTTGAGAGAAGCTTCTTCAAAGTCATCCCCG CGGCTGTATTTTGGCAAATATTGGTCATTGCCACCATTGCCACAGCTGTGGCAAGTCGGGCAATTATTTCTGCTACTTTCTCAATAACCAGCCAATTTAGAGCGCTGAGGTGCTTCCCTTGTGTCAAAGAAATACACACATCAAGTCAGATACATGGGGAGATCTATATGTCAGAGGTGAACTGGATCCTGATGGTTCTGTGCATTGCCGTTGTTGTTGGCTTCAGAGACACAGATATGATAGGCAATACTTACG GTCTTGCGGTCATTGCGGCAATGTTTGTTGCCACCTGCTTGATGTTTCTTGAAATTGTTACGGTTTGGAAGGGGAGTTTTTTGGCTGCTCTTGCTTTT TGTATTCGGCACTATGGGACTATAAAGAAGCACTCCTTTGAGCAACATAACAAGGTACCCGTGGATATGATTCTAACCCTGGTACCCCATTGTGGTATTACTCGTGTTCCTGGCATTTGCTTAATCTACTCCAATGTGGTCTCAGGGGTCCCTCCAATGTTTGCTCACTTTGTCACCAACTTCCCTGCCTGCCACCGAATCCTCGTATTTGTTACCATCCAATCCTTTACGGTTCCAAAAGTTCCTGTCAGTGAGCAATTCTTGGTTACTCGCATTGGCCTGCCGaagttttgtttttgtcaatGCATTGTCTGGTATGGTTATAAGGATGCCAGGAAAGACGCCCATGCTTTCGAGAATCAGCTACTTGAAACCATAGCCGAGTTTCTACACAAATGGGATGATGATTGCAATGCTGAAACTTCTAGGTTGATGACTATGATTGATTCAAGTCCGAAAGTGGATGCAGGCGGTGTAAGACAAGAGATTGGAGCTGTTGCTGGGAGTAATCAGAAGAGAGTAAGAGCTCGTGACATTGCATGCAGTAAAGGATTGCAGGAACTTGAGGATGCTAGGGAATCTGGTCTGGCATATATGATGGGCAATACTTGTGTCTTGACAACTGATGCATCTTCATATATGAAGAAGTTTGTCATCAACATCCTATATGGTTTATTGAGAAGGAACTGTCGGCGACCAGCAACTGCACTTGGTGTGCCTTACACATCCCTGATTGAACTAGGAATGACCTATCAAGTCTAG